In the genome of Candidatus Izemoplasmatales bacterium, the window CATGGAACCAATTGTAGTAGTTCTCCTCGAATTCGATCCGCAGTTCGGGATGGACCGAGAAGTAGACCTCGAGCAGGAAGCGGTTGTACTCCTTCGAGGTCAGGCTGCTCGTGGAGAGGTTGTAGCGGGTCGTGATGTAGTCGCGCAGATACATCGAGAACGGCGTGGCGTTGTAGCCGGCGTCCTTCCGGTAATCGACTTCCGGTACGTACTGAACGTAAAGCGTGTCGGTCTCGTCGACGACGATGTCGCCCTTGACCGCAAGTTCCTTCAGCGTCCCGACGATGGGATCGTCTGGGGCGAGATAATCGGTGCTGTCGGCGACGTTGACGTAGCGATACACGGACGTCGAAGTGACGGAGATCGAGATCGTGCACTTGACGTAGACCTTGTCGGTGACGCTGTCGTAGTAGAGGACGCCGGTCCGATAGTAGGCATCGGATCCCGAGGGGATCGAGGCGATCGTGTCGTTCGGATCGTTCACGTTGGTGTAGACGTCCGCGGTCTGCTCGCTGCCGATCGTGTAGTATTCCTGACCGCCGACGTTGTAGACGGTGAATCCCGTCAGGATGTGGTAGAACTGCTTCGCGGCGATCGCGTCGTCATCCTCGCCGATGATCAGGTCGTTGGCATCGTCGATGGTGCCGGTGTTCGACGTCCGTGCGGTGGTTCCCGACACGATGAGGTCGTCCACCAGATTGAAGTAGCGCGGGGTCGAATGCTCGACGATGTCGGCGGCGGTGAAGTCGACGAGGTCGCGCATCGTGAATCCGTCCATGTCCGTCCCTTCGACCGCATAGAACGCGTCGAACGCATCGAACGGTTCGATCTCGTCCTGGTCGACCTGGTACAGGTAGAGGCTGTAGAAGCCTCTCGCGAAACTGTCGGAATAGAGTTCGCCGACGCCCGAGTTGGCGTCGCTCACGACTTTCACGTACGAGTCGTAATGCTGGAAATATCGGCTCGAACCGAGCTCGACGCCGACGAAAAGCGCGAATAGGGAGAAGAAGACGAGCGCCTTCCAGAACTGCTTGTTGAAGACCTGGCCGAGGCCCGGAATGATCGCCGAGGCGATCGCCTTGAGCGAGTGAACGGTTTTGTTCATTGGTTACCTCCCATGTCTGGCATCCGTGTGTCCTCTTATTAGGAAAGATGGCCTCCTTGCGAAGGCCATCTGAACCTAACGATGGACGGGCCGGTTATTTCGATCCGAGCGCCTTGGATGCGAGATACGATGCTTCGGCTTTGATCTGCTCGGTGGCGATGTCGGCGTTGGTGTCCCAGATGTTGACGACCATGGTCTGCGCGGCCGCCCAGTAATAGGTGACTTCGGCGATGGTCGGCATCGGGATGGAGGTCTGGAGCTGCGCGATCATGACCTGCATGAACGGGTCGTCGGCGATGCCGGCGATGCCGGTGACGTCGATGAGGGCGGGCAGGTCGTTCGAGGTCGTGTAGAGGATCTCCTGGGCGGTTTCGCTGGCGAGAAATTCGACGAATTTGATCGCGGCTTCGCGGTTCGAGGAGTTCTTGTAGACGGCGACCATCTGCGATCCGGCGAAGGTGCTCGGCGTATGGGTCGCGCCTTCGACGCCTTCAAAGGTCGGGAGGACGGCGGCGCCGAGATTCTCGGCACCGATCGCATCCTGCATCGAGCGGATCGACCACGGGCCGGCGATCATCATCGCGGCGACGCCCTGTTCGAAGAGGGTGGTGGAGGCGGAGTTGTAGGCGTCGTTGCCGGTGACGACCGGTTTCAGTTCGGTGGTCAGCCAGGTCAGGGCGGCAAGGAGGGCGTCGGATTCGAAGCCGACCTGCGTGCCGTCGATGCCGTCAACGCCGTGCGGACGCCATCCGAAGGCGGAGTAGACCGTCTGGAGGTAGTAGTTGTCCGCCCAGTGCGAGTTGGTCGTGAGCAGCTGTTTGCCGGGATTGTCGATCGCGTACTGTTCGGCATAGGCGATCAGTTCGGGCCAGGTGTCGAGGGCGGCGACTTGTTCGGCGGAAATCATTTCCTTGTTGTACATCATGAAGATCGATTCGATCGAGATCGGAACCGCATAAAGGGCTTCATCGGTCGTACCGAGCGTGCCGGCGGTGGCGATGTTGAGGGCGATCGGCTGGACCGTCGTCTTCAGCGACTCGAGGAGCGAATCCGGGAGCGTGTAGACGAGGTTTTCGAGCATGGCGAGGGAGAGGTGGTCATGCGGGAACATGAACACGTCCGCACCGAGACCTTCGACGAGACCGTAGGTCTTGAGGTCGTTGCGGGAGTCGAGGGCGCCCTTGTGCTGGAACTTGACGATGATGTCCGGATAGACTTCGTTGAAGGCCGGGATGACCTCGGCGGCGAAGACGCCGTCGGTGTCGTCGAGCCACACCGTGATCGTGGTCGGCTGGGTCTGGCTTTCGGAGAAGTCGATGATGTTGTCAGGAAGTTCCGTACCGCAGGCGGTGAGGGTGAAGAGGACGATGAGGGTCAGAAACACGCTTAGAATTTTTTTCATGGTCTTGTCTCCTCTCATCCCACTCAGAACCATTCTCTTCGGCGAGCGAAGAAGAACGCGACGCCGAAGAGGCCGAGGAGTCCGATGCTCGCGTTGTTCGCGGCGCAGCCGGTTTCCGGTGCCTGAATGGTGATGTTGAACGTGGCCTGGGATTCGTTGCCCCAGTTGTCGTAAGCGGTGACGGTGATCGGATAGACACCGGCTTTGTTCATGTTGACGATGCCTTCCGTGGGCTTCACGTAGATGCGGTCGTTGACGTTTCCGTCGCGGTCGTCGATGGCGCGGATGACCGGCCAGTAGTCGGTGCTCCATTCGGTTCCGGCGACGAACGTGAGGTCCGCTTCGGAGGTGAGGATCGTGATGACCGGGCCGGCTTCGTCGGTGACGATGACGATTTCGGCAGAACGATTGTCAAGGCCTTCGGCGCCGTTGTCGAACACCAGCTTGTACTCGTGTCCGGCTTCGAACTCGATGGCGAATTCGATGGCGAGCTCGCTGATCGCGAGAAGGTCGTGGCTGAAGCTGACGCTGTCGATCGCATCCTCGACGGCGACGTCGTCCTTCAGGAGGGTGAACATCGCGGCGAGGTCGTAGTACGCCTTCTCATAGGTGGTTCTCTCGTAGTCGACGTATCCGTAGACCGGGACCTTGTCCGTCGGGACCATCAGTTCCATGACGAAATCGTCATGATTGGTGGTGTAGCCGAACGTTCCGGCGGTGGCTCCGGAGATGCCGGCGTAGATGACGACGACTTCACCGGCGGCGACGTCGGTCAGGACCGCGCCTTCGATGTTGTCGTTGCCGGAATACTTGGTGTCGCCGGAGTGGACGATGATGCCGCCGTCCGTCGGAGCGGCGTCGGTGAGAAGGATGGCCTTGCCCGGGACTCCATCAGGCGTAATGAACGCGTCAATCATCGGAAGCGGGGTTCCCCAGCCGCTGGCGTTGACGTCCATGTTCCAGTTGTGGATGCCGAGATCGGCTTCATACGTATTGGTCTGGTTGAGGTATACGACGAGGAAATTCGACTTCGTGGAATCCGCAACGAACAGCGAAGCGGATGTGGCGCCGCTGAAGAAGTAAACGTGACGAACTTCCCCCGCGGCGATGCCGGTCAAATCGTAAGCAAGGTCGGCACCATTCAACGAATCCTTGTGGTTCCAACGGTTGTCGGTCCCCATTTCATCAGCGATCGGAATGAATCCCATGGACGTTGCATCAGTACCCACATTAACTTCAATCACGGCGCCGAAATCGTCAACGCCGGTCTTGGTAATGCCGTTGGATGTGCCGTTCGTCCCGGTGTTCCATGCCCACATTCCGACATCCGAATAATCACTGTCCCACTTCTGATAGTGGAAGACCACGCGAGCCATGCCGGCCGGAATTTCTGTGGCGACGTACGGATCGTAGACGGTGTCATCGATCGTGATTCCGCCTTCACCGGTCGGAACGTAGTTGTAACCAATGATCTCATATTCCTGATACTCGGTCACGATCGGCTTCGTTAGATCGTCGTAGGACGAGGAGATTTCGGCCGAGAACTTGACCTGGACGATGCTCTTGGTGAGCGCGAAGGTTCCATCGAGCTTGCCGTCGATGAAGCTGTAGGGGGTGAATTTGAAGGCGAAGGACGATTCGGCGTACAGCGTCGCCTTGTCGAGCCCGACGAACGTTTCGGTCGCGACATAGACTGCGGTGACGTCTCCGCCTTCGAGGGCGTCGATGTCGAGAACGACGTCGGCCGTCTTCTTGTTGGCGTCTCCGCCTGCATAGACCAGGAACTTGGCCGCCGCGGCGGTGGGCAAAGCCTGCATCATGCCGACTTTGCCGAGCTTGCCTTCGGGAGTCCTGAATTCACCGGTGAAGATCTCCGTCGGGGTGCCCCAGGTAGCCCAGGCTCCGAGAGCCTCGTCGGTATACCAGCCTTCCCAGGCATGGACGCCAAGGTTCTCTTCGTAGACTTCCGAGGTCGTGAAATAGGTCACGAACACGCTGATGTACTCTTCGCTGGCGACGAAGACGCTTCTCGAGCCGCTGAAGAAGTAGACGTGCATCGTGGCGCCGGCGGCGGCCGCGGTCACATCGATCGCGAGGTCGTCCTTGTCGGTGTTCTCGTCGGGTCCGTCCATCGTGTCCTTGTGGTTCCAGCGGTTGGTCGCATCGCTGAACTCGTCGGAGATGGGAAGCGCGCCCATGCTGGTCGCGTCGTCGCCGATGGTGATTTCGAAGTACGCTCCGAAATCGTCTTCTCCGGCTTTTTCAACGCCATCGGCGGTTCCGCCGGTGCCGGTGCCCCAAACCCAAAGGCCGACATTGGTATAGACGCCGTCCCACTTCTGATAGTGGAAGACGACTTGTCCGGCTGCGGCAGCGTCGACGTTGAGGTTCTTCGTCGACATCGCGAAGCCAAGCAAGGCCGTGACAGCGAAAAACAGAAGCAACAGACTTTTCTTCATTTTTTCCTCCTGTTATGATTTTTGTCTCTGTCCACAAGAAGAAAGCGCTTGTGGCCATTTGAACGTGATTAATTCTACTACTTTCATATAATGAATGCAAGCGTTTTTATCCGACCGTAAAACGTAATCGGTTACAGACTCGAATATGAAAAAAGGCCATCTTTTATGCTAGAATAAAGGCGTGTATCCGATTTTTTCACATAAGGAGGAATATCCGTGATCAAGAAGATCGCATTGATCCTTTTCGTATCCGCCACCATGCTCTTCATCCCCGCGTTCAAACACGTCGAAGCCGCGGCTTCTCCGACCGACACGATGGTCATCCACTATTTCCGCTACGCCGCCGACTATGACGACGGGTGGAACATGTGGCTCTGGCCCGCCGCGGGCGCCGGAGCGGCCTACCAGTTCGATGAAAACGAATCCGGCGTCGTCCTCGACGACTTCGGTGCCGTCGCCACGATCGACCTCGCGGCGAACTTCCCGAGCGCGTCCTCGATCGGCATCATCATGCGCAAGGGCGACTGGGTCAAGAAAGATGTTGACAAGGATCGTTTCATCACCGTCCCCGCGACTTCCGAAGGCGGCGTCCTGCACGTCTACTTCGTCGAAGGCGACGAGCGGATCGGCTACTCCGTCGACGATCCGGACGGCCCCGACCGCAGCGACAAGGTCGTCAACGCCTACTTCAACACCCTCCGCACGATCCGCTTCACACTCACTTCGGTCGTGACGTCCGACAAGATCACGCTCAAGGTCAACGGCTCCGCCGCCGCCTTCACGCTGTCGCTGTCCGCCAACACCGGAACGATCACGATCCCCGCCAACGTCGATCTGGAGAACACCTATACGATGGAGGTTCTGTTCGGCACCGAGCTGAAGACATACGACGTGACCTTCGACGGCATCTACGACACCGAAGCCTTCATCGACGCCTACGGTTACGACGGCGACGACCTCGGCGCCGTCGTGAACGCGACCACCACGGATTTCCGTCTCTGGGCTCCGATCTCGACTTCCGTGGTCCTGAAGATCTACGACTCCGGAACGCCGTCCGTGCTTTCCGCCAAGGATTCCGAAGCGACCGACACGCCTTCCCAGACGATCGCGATGACGAAAGACCTGAAGGGTACCTGGATCGCTTCCGTCCCCGGCAACCTTCACGGCAAATACTACACCTACACCGTCACCAACGGCATCAAGACCAACGAAGTCGTCGACCCGTACGCGAAGAGTTGCGGCGTCAACGGTCTCCGCGGCATGGTCGTCGACTTCAGCCAGACGAATCCCGCCGGCTTCACCTACGGCGACCGTCCCGACACGATGCTCAACTACACGGACGCGATCATCTATGAAGTTCACGTCCGCGACCTCACCAGCCATTCAAGCTGGGAAGTCGACAGCCAGTACGAGTCCTACCGCGGGAAGTTCCTCGGCTTCACCGTCGAAGGCACGACCTACGGCGGCGTGTCGACCGGCATCGACCACATCAAGGAGCTCGGCGTCACCCACGTCCAGATCCTGCCCTTCTTCGATTACGGAAACGCCGTCGACGAGTCGGGCGCGGACGACCAGTTCAACTGGGGCTACATGCCGCTCAACTACAACTGCCTCGAAGGCTACTACTCCACGGATCCGTTCGATGGTTCCGTCCGCGTGAACGAATTCAAGCAGCTGATGGCGACGATGTCCAGAAACGACCTGCGCGTCGTCATGGACGTGGTCTACAACCACACCGGCCAGAGCGGCGACTCCAACTTCAACCTCATCCTCCCCGGCTACTACTACCGCATGAACAGCGACGGCTCGTTCTCGAACGGGTCCGGAACCGGCAATGAGACCGCCTCCGAGCGTTACATGATGAGCAAGTTCATGGTCGATTCCGTCACCTTCTGGGCCGAAGAGTACAACATCTCCGGCTTCCGCTTCGACCTCATGGCGCTCCATGACACGGGCACGATGAACGCGATCGTCGCCGCACTCCACGCGATCGATCCGACGATCATCGTCTACGGCGAGCCGTGGACCGGCGGCGGGACGATCCTCTCCTCGTCGATCGCGGCCGACAAGGTCAACCTGGTCGACATGCCCGGCGTCGCTGCCTTCAACGACGACTTCCGCAACGCCGTCAAGGGCAATCCCGACGGAACCGAGGACGGCTTCGTCCAGGACGCCAAGAACACCTCGATCATCAACCGTCTGAAATACGGCGTTGCCGGCGGCGTCCAGCTCCCGGGCATCACCCTCGAGGGACGGACCTACGGCATGTTCTGGAACGACAATCCGAGCCAGACGATCAACTACGTCACCGCCCACGACAACCTGACGCTGTACGACAAGCTCATGTACACCGCCACCTACGCGCAGCGCACCAACGGACTCATCAAGGAGATGCAGAAGCAGGCCAACGCCCTCGTCCTCACCGCCCAGGGCATCCCGTTCCTGCATGCCGGCTCGGAGTTCATGCGTTCGAAGCCGTGCGTCCCGGGCGACAATCCCGACGTCTGCGTGGCCACCAAGTACAACCGGAACTCCTACCAGTCGCCCGACTCCGTCAACCAGCTTCGCTGGGATCTCAAGGCCCAGAGCGACAACACGGAGGTCTTCGAATATTATAAGGATCTGATCGCGCTCCGCAAGGCCCATCCGGCCTTCCGGATGCCCGCCGCGGCGGATGTGGAAGAGCACCTCACGTTCCTCGATTTCGGCGATTCCTCCGCCTTCGGATACATGATCTCCGACTACGCCAATGGCGATTCCTGGGACAACATCCTGGTGATCCACAACACCGGCGACTTCGCGACCGTCACGCTCCCCTCGGGCGAGGACTGGAACCTCGTCGGGAACCAGGACGGCATCGGCGACTCGGTGATCCGCACCTACTCCGGCGGCTCGTCGATGTTCGTCATGGAGAACGAAACGGTCATCCTCTACCAGGGCGTCGTGATCGTCCCCGAGGAACCGGATACGGGATGCACCTTCCTCGGCATCCGCTTCGGAACCGTCTTCTTCGCCTTCAACGCCGTCTTCTTCGCATTCTTCATCTTCATGAGAAGGAAACACTGATCCGAGAATGACGAATCGGGCCGACTCCCGCGGAGGGAATCGGCCCGATTCTTTTTCTGTCAGACTTCCTTGTTGGAGACTTCCCTGACGTTCGATCCGCGCAGGATCGCCATGAGGGCGATCAGCGGCGTGAGCAACTGGAAGAGCACGACCGTGAACGCGTTGACCTCCATCAGGCCGAGCAGACCGACGAGAAAGCCCACAAGCGAAGGGATCGTCATCGCGGCGATCACGATCCGCACGTTCTCCTTGAATCCGGTCACCTTCTGGTAGCGGACACGGACGAGGAGGAAGATCGCGGACAGGACGAGGACCAGGATCAGGTTCAGGACGAGCGTCACGAAGGTGAAGTAGACCGTCGACTTGAAGATCGCGGGTCCGGAGAACGCCTCGTCGATCATCGTGACGAACTTCTCGAGCGCGAGGTCCTCGGAGGTCATCAGCCGCAAGGAGCCGAAGCTGACCGTCTCGCCGACGGAACCGTACCCGACGTCGAAGAGCTCGGTCCCGGTCTCGTCGCAGTAGGCGATGCGCGCGGGTTCGAACACGAGCGCGCGGCCGGAAGCGGCGTATCCGCCTTCGGGGGCGAACACGATGAAGAGCGGGTCGCCCGCGACGTTCGTGGTCTCGAAAACCGACGTCTCCGCCATGGTGAACGTCATGCCCCGCGAGGAGATGACGATGTCGGCGGGAAGTCCGTCGGGAAGCCATTCCGGCGCGTCGGCGCGGATTCCGCCGGTGAAGTTGTAGAGGTCCCAACCGCCGGAACGGACGATCTGGTAGTTGAGCGGAAAGCTCATCAGGAGGACGAGGAACAGGAAATATGCGATGAATCCCCCGAAAGGCGCCGAACGAAGCGAGAAGATCCGCCTGAACGTGAATCCGTTCGCCAGAATCCGAAGCATCAGTCGACCCCCGGGGTGACGTCGATGATGAGGGTGGAGCGGGCCGGGATCTCGGTGAACGTGCCGCTCGGGTCAAAACCGCTCAGGTAGAGCACGGTGCCGTCGACGGCCGGGATCGCGACCGCCTCGTCGTCGAAGTTGTGAAGGACGAGGACGCGCTGGGTCAGGTCGCCATAGGCGTATTCGCGGTAGAATCCGGACAGCGAGGGCGTCGAATCCTCCCAGGCGGTGAAGGCGTTGCCGTAGGCGAGCGCCATGTTGGCGTTTCGGACCGCCAGGATCGCCCTGTAGGTCGACAGAATCGAATCCGGGTCGGCGAGCTGTTCCTCCGCCGTCGCGACCGCGGCGTTCGCCGTCTCCATCGCCGCAAGCGTCGAGTTGGCGGAGATGATCCAGTCGGTCTGGGACGCGTCGCCCCAGACGAACGGCATCCGCCGCGTCTCGTCCCAGATGTCGGGACCCGACGCCTTGACGCCGAACATCCCGAGTTCCTCGCCGTAATAGATGACGGGGTCGCCCGGTAGGACGAGGAGCATTTCGGCGGCGAGCTTCATCATCGCCGTGTTCCCGAGCGTCTGCGAGGCGAAGCGGTCCATGTCGTGGTTCACGACGAAGGGCGAATCGATGAAGTCGGACTTGAGGTCGCGGTAGTAGTCGTACCAGACCTCGAGGTTCTCGGCGTAGTTGTAGTTCTTGGTCTTCTGGGCGGCGCTCCTGATCTTCGCCGCCAGCGGGAAGTTGATCGGCGCGTCGATCCCATAGAAGTAGGTCGCGGGAACCTGATAGTCGGATTCGATGTAGGCTTCGCCGATGATCCGGATGTCGTCCGCATACGCGTCGATCGCCTCCGAATAGTCGTTGAGATAGACGATGTTGTCGTAGAAGTCGTAGGTCTTCCCGAGATACTCGTTCACGCCGTAATAGTGGTGCACCGCGTCGAGCCGGAACCCCTTCACGCCCTTGTCGATCCAGAACTTCGAGATGTCGAGGATCTCCGTCTTGACGGCATCGCTGTAGAAGTTCAGGTCCGGCATCGTGTTGGAGAAGTACCCGCAGTATTTGAAGGAGTCCGTCGAATGCCAGATGTTCTGGTTCCAGCTGCCGAAGATCCGCGAGGTGTCGGTCGATTTCGGAACGGTGACGTAGTAGTCGAGGTACTTTTCGTCGCCTTCCTGCGCCGCGAGGAACCACGGGTGCTGGTCGGAGGTGTGATTGAACACCATGTCGAGCATCACGCGGATGCCCGCCGCGTCGGCGACGGCGACGAGATTCTCGAAGTCGGCCATCGTGCCGTAGTCGGGATTGACGGCGTAGTAGTCGGTCACGTCGTAGCCGTGATAGGAAGGCGAGGGATGGATCGGCATGAGCCAGATCCCCTTGATGCCGAGATCCTTGAGGTAGTCGATCTTCGCGGCGATGCCGTTGAAGTCGCCGACGCCGTCGCCGTCGGAATCGGCGAAGCTGCGGACGAAGATCTCGTAATACACGCCGGCCTCGGGATTGACCGCCGCGAGGTCGGGATCGGAGGCCTTGCACGACAGAATCCCGAACGCGACGAGCAGGAGGGCGAAGACGGCGATCGGCTTTCTAGTCATGGGAGCTTCCCTCCATTCGCTTCTTCATCGCGGGCGTCTGTTCGATGTAGGTTCCGTCGCGGTCGCTGACGTAGCGGGTGAGGCAGACGACGCGGGTGCCGAAGATCAGGTCGTGGATCACGCGGCCGTCCTTGCGCGAAGAAGCCATGATGCCGCAGACGACGATGTAGAAGCCGACCGTGACGATCAGGAACGCGGCCTTGAAGAGTTCGCGCAGGATCCCCATCGCGAGCGGCGCGGCTTCGCCCGTCCGGACCGACACGACCTTGATCTTCTGCGTCCTTTTTCCGAACGACTGCCCGCGGGAGAAGAAGATCGGAACCACGAGGGTGCCGAAATAGGCGATCGCGGCGGCGACGCCGATCTTGAGGCCGTCGTCGACGCCCTCGATCACGGAGGCGATCCCGATCAGCAGGAACAGCAGGACCGTCGCCATCGAGAGATCGATCGAGAAGGCGCGGATCCGGCGTTCATACGAGTTGTTCATGTGGCGTACCTCGATAAAATGTGGCATCGTACCAGACCATTATACTATAATCGTCCGTCTTTGGGGATGATTTCTGCGGGCGGCGAAGATGGAAACCATTCCATATCGCGCCGGGATGCATTCCGCGGCGATGATGATAAAATAGGATTGACCGCATCGACAGAAAGAAGGCTTGACACCATGAACCTGCACGCCGTCCGACACGTTCCCAAGGGACCGATGGCATACGCCAACGACGAACATACCCTGCATATCCATCTTCAGACCGCGAAAAGAGAGGTCGACGCCGTCGAACTCATCATCGGCGATCCGTTCGAGTGGCGTCTCGAAAACGGCGCCTACGTCTGGAGCGGGAAGGCCTTCCCGCGCAAGCCGATGGCGGTCGAATGCGAGACCGAACTGTTCGACCACTGGTTCGCTTCGGTCCATACCGAGTCCACCCGGAGCAAGTATGCGTTTCTCGTCCACGCCGACGGCAGAACCTGGTTCTACGGCTGTCGCGAACTGACCCCCGTCGACCTCGCCAGGGACGACGCCCTCGTCTACAACCTGGCGGGTTACTTCAACTATCCCTACATCAACCGCGAGGACCTGATCGACGCGCCGTCGTGGGCGGACGATACCGTCTGGTACCAGATCTTCTGCGACCGCTTCCGCAAAAGCGCCTTCCAGAAGGACGGTTACCTTCCCTGGGGCTCCGTCGAGGCGGGCATCAAGAACAACATGTTCTTCGGCGGCGATCTGCCCGGGGTCGTCGAGGCGATTCCGCATCTGCGTTCGCTTGGCGTCACCGGCATCTACTTCACGCCGATCTTCAAGGCGTATTCCGCCCACAAGTACGACACCGAGGATTATTTCACGATCGATCCGTCGTTCGGGACGAACGCCGATTTCAAGGAACTGGTCGCGAAGTGCCACGAGAACGGCATCCGCGTCATGCTCGACGCCGTGTTCAATCACTGCGGCTGGGATCATCCGTTCTTCCAGGACGTCGTCAAGAACGGGAAGAAGTCGCCCTACTGGGACTGTTTCTTCATCGAGGACGAGGACTTCGTCGACTTTCCGCTCGACGCCAACGGCCGACCGGCGGTCCATACGATCCGGCCGCGCTTCCGTACCTTCGCGATGACGCCGTTCATGCCGAAGCTCAACACCGGCAATCCGCTGATGGAGAAGTATCTGCTCGACGTCGGTACCTACTGGGTGCGCGAATACGACATCGACGGGTGGCGGCTCGACGTCTCCAACGAGGTCTCCCACGCCTTCTGGCGAAAGTTCCGCCAGGCCGTCCGCGCCGTCAAGAACGACGTCTACATCCTCGGCGAGAACTGGGACGATTCGACCCCGTGGCTCCGCGGCGACCAGATGGACGCCGTCATGAACTACGAGATCTCCTATCCGATCTGGCAGTTCTTCGGAACGTACAGGACCCCCGGCAAGATCGATGCCGAACGTTTCGCCTATCGCATCAACAACCTTCTCCTGTCGTATCCAAAGCCGGTCGCCAAGAACATGTTCAACCTCGTCGACTCGCACGATACGATGCGGATCCTCACGCGCTGCGGCGGGAACGTCGAACTGGCGAAGCTCGCCTACCTGTTCATCTTCACGTTCTGCGGATCGCCAGCGATCCTGTACGGTGACGAGATCGGCTTGGAAGGAAGTGACGATCCCGATTCGCGTCGTTGCATGGTCTGGGACGAGAAGCGGCAGAACCTGAACATGTTCGATTTCATGCGTCGCATCATCGGCTTGCGCAAGGCGGTTCCCGACTTCAAGTCGACGTCGCTCCAATGGCACCGACACGACGACGGCGTCCTCGTCTATCAGAAAGGATCGCTCGTCGTGATGGTGAACGTGAACGCCGATCGTCGTTCGGTGGAGATCCCGACAAGCGCCAGCAGGAAGGCTGCCGTCGACCTCGAAACGGGCCGCCCGCTTTTGCTCGACGGCCGGATCTTGCTTCCCGGATTCAGCTATCGCCTCTTGGAAATCGAGGAATGAAATCGGGCATCTCTCGTTTTTGTTCACCGATGATGAGAAGAACTCGTTGTGCTGCCAAGCGATGTGTAA includes:
- a CDS encoding RDD family protein — encoded protein: MNNSYERRIRAFSIDLSMATVLLFLLIGIASVIEGVDDGLKIGVAAAIAYFGTLVVPIFFSRGQSFGKRTQKIKVVSVRTGEAAPLAMGILRELFKAAFLIVTVGFYIVVCGIMASSRKDGRVIHDLIFGTRVVCLTRYVSDRDGTYIEQTPAMKKRMEGSSHD
- a CDS encoding glycoside hydrolase family 13 protein — protein: MNLHAVRHVPKGPMAYANDEHTLHIHLQTAKREVDAVELIIGDPFEWRLENGAYVWSGKAFPRKPMAVECETELFDHWFASVHTESTRSKYAFLVHADGRTWFYGCRELTPVDLARDDALVYNLAGYFNYPYINREDLIDAPSWADDTVWYQIFCDRFRKSAFQKDGYLPWGSVEAGIKNNMFFGGDLPGVVEAIPHLRSLGVTGIYFTPIFKAYSAHKYDTEDYFTIDPSFGTNADFKELVAKCHENGIRVMLDAVFNHCGWDHPFFQDVVKNGKKSPYWDCFFIEDEDFVDFPLDANGRPAVHTIRPRFRTFAMTPFMPKLNTGNPLMEKYLLDVGTYWVREYDIDGWRLDVSNEVSHAFWRKFRQAVRAVKNDVYILGENWDDSTPWLRGDQMDAVMNYEISYPIWQFFGTYRTPGKIDAERFAYRINNLLLSYPKPVAKNMFNLVDSHDTMRILTRCGGNVELAKLAYLFIFTFCGSPAILYGDEIGLEGSDDPDSRRCMVWDEKRQNLNMFDFMRRIIGLRKAVPDFKSTSLQWHRHDDGVLVYQKGSLVVMVNVNADRRSVEIPTSASRKAAVDLETGRPLLLDGRILLPGFSYRLLEIEE
- a CDS encoding DUF1189 family protein translates to MLRILANGFTFRRIFSLRSAPFGGFIAYFLFLVLLMSFPLNYQIVRSGGWDLYNFTGGIRADAPEWLPDGLPADIVISSRGMTFTMAETSVFETTNVAGDPLFIVFAPEGGYAASGRALVFEPARIAYCDETGTELFDVGYGSVGETVSFGSLRLMTSEDLALEKFVTMIDEAFSGPAIFKSTVYFTFVTLVLNLILVLVLSAIFLLVRVRYQKVTGFKENVRIVIAAMTIPSLVGFLVGLLGLMEVNAFTVVLFQLLTPLIALMAILRGSNVREVSNKEV
- a CDS encoding alpha-amylase family glycosyl hydrolase — encoded protein: MTRKPIAVFALLLVAFGILSCKASDPDLAAVNPEAGVYYEIFVRSFADSDGDGVGDFNGIAAKIDYLKDLGIKGIWLMPIHPSPSYHGYDVTDYYAVNPDYGTMADFENLVAVADAAGIRVMLDMVFNHTSDQHPWFLAAQEGDEKYLDYYVTVPKSTDTSRIFGSWNQNIWHSTDSFKYCGYFSNTMPDLNFYSDAVKTEILDISKFWIDKGVKGFRLDAVHHYYGVNEYLGKTYDFYDNIVYLNDYSEAIDAYADDIRIIGEAYIESDYQVPATYFYGIDAPINFPLAAKIRSAAQKTKNYNYAENLEVWYDYYRDLKSDFIDSPFVVNHDMDRFASQTLGNTAMMKLAAEMLLVLPGDPVIYYGEELGMFGVKASGPDIWDETRRMPFVWGDASQTDWIISANSTLAAMETANAAVATAEEQLADPDSILSTYRAILAVRNANMALAYGNAFTAWEDSTPSLSGFYREYAYGDLTQRVLVLHNFDDEAVAIPAVDGTVLYLSGFDPSGTFTEIPARSTLIIDVTPGVD